The Mycteria americana isolate JAX WOST 10 ecotype Jacksonville Zoo and Gardens chromosome 18, USCA_MyAme_1.0, whole genome shotgun sequence region CCCCCCCGTTCGCTGTGCAATTCAGGCTGCCCACGAAACGTCGACGTTGGTGTGATCAGCAGTGAGACAGTGAGCGGTTTCGCTGTTTAAGCCGCCCGCTCCAGGTCTGTGGGTCCATGTGCATCCACGAAAAAGCAGCCTGCACTCCTCCGCACCTTGCCTGCTGCGAGCCCCCCGGCAAGGCAACGCAAACGAGTAGCGGGGATGCACAAAAACAGGGTCCAGGAGCCCTCGCCGCGCCGCCCGGCTGCTTCAGGCCACCGATTGCTGGTGGAGAAACCCTTCACCCCTTGCACAACGTCAAGGGTCCTCCGTGTCCCGTCCCTTCCCCGAGCCCGGCGTCCCCGTTCCCCTCCGCAGGGTCACCTGTCACCATGACGGGGCGGATGTTGGCGTTCCTCAGGAGGTGAATCACGGGCGCGGACTCCGGCTTGAGGACGTTTTTCATGACGAGGAAGCCCAGGAAGGTCAAGCTGCTCTCCGCAGAGTCCCTGGTGGGATACAACGAGCCGCTCAACAGCCGCCTTCGACAGGAGGCAGAGTGGATCAATTGGTATAAACAGCTAAAAATCCATCTGGGGGGCAGCCGGCAGCCGCCTTGCTATGGGGTAGGGTTTAATTCCTCGCAGGCTGCTAGGACGGGGCAAGCAAAGCACCCCGTGAAACCCCCAGAGCAAAGGAGATCTAAAACGGAGAAGGGAGTTGTTGGCACCaacctggggagctgcagggcctCCTCGAAGGTGGTCACCGTGCTCAGGGGTTTGCAAGCCAGACCCAAGACGCGGAAGCCATCCACGGTGTAGTGTCGCAGCGTCTGGGAGAAATCCACGGGCACTGCCAGCCGGGAGGGGAAAAGCCAGGTCAGAACCGTTCCTGAACGAACCCGGGCCGCGTCGACCCGGCAAGGGGGGCCGGGGCTCAAGCTCCCAAAGGACTGAAGGGCTCTGGACGCTCATCCAGactcccagccccttccctgtCTTCTGgctcctgttttcttccccccacGTGCCTGGAGCTAATCCAAAGCCCCGTCCCTCCGGGAGCTGCCCCGCAGCATCACCGCGGATAACCCCCTGTGGGGATGAGCTGCAGGGATGCAGACAAACGACGGAGCAGCAGGACCAGCCGCTTCGCGGCTGGGGAGCGACAGCAAACGGCCGTCCCCCAGCACGTACCCGTTTCCTTCCTGCAAAGGCTGGCCACCATCTCCGGCGCACCCTTGACGCAGACACGGGCCGAGGCTTCGCCGGGCAGCTTCACCAGGACGCTCATCctctgcaaggaggaggagaaggggaaacgCCGGAGGATCCCCACGGGCGACCGGTGCTTCTGCGGAGGAGAGGGAGCGGGTGTCAGGGCCAGGCAGGAACTCCTGCGGGAGGTACCAGCTCTCCAGGGGCTGTGAGGCACAACCACCCTTTGAGGGAGCAGGCCCAGCGACTTGGGGAACCTGAGCCACTCCGGTCCACGAGACCTACCCTGTCTCGTGGCTGTTCTTCCTCGGGCGGAGGTTTCATCACAGCCAAGACCTTCGTCCCAAAGCGCTGGAAGGCGGGCagctcaccttcctcctcctccatcatcTCCAGGCGCTGAAACCAAGGCAGATGCTGAGATGGCAAAGCCCTGCCTTGCAAGCCCCAAGCCCCATCCACCCCATAGCGGCCCACGGACGGTTTCAAACACCCCCGCTCGTGGCAGAGCAAGACGCGTGCCACCTCCCTCTTTACAGATACGCAACCTTGCCCGCTGCTTGTCTTACCCAGCCGGTGGACTCCACCATCTTGAGGTCCATGGGATCCCCAATGGGTTGCGCCCGCAGCAGCGAGATGGTGTGGCAGGCGGCCAGGGAGTAGAGCAAGGGAccggcgggcaggcagcggggctcgTGGACGATGGGCATGAAGTGGTTGTTCTCCAGTGGCACCACTCCCCAGACATCCAGACCTTCCTCCGTCAGGGTTCCCGTCTGCGGGGAGAGCGTGGCGGGTCCAGGCCGGTCCCCCGAGTCCTGGAAACCGCGGTCCCCGCCGCACTGCCCAAGACTCACCTTGTCGAAGCAAACCAGGCGGATCTTCCCGCAGAGGTTGATACGGGGAGGGCTGATGCAGAAGATGCCGTGTTTCTTCAGCCTGTTCTGAGCGTAGATGGTGCCCACCGTCATGGCAGCCGGGAGAGCCGGGGGCACGATGACAGTGACGAGGTCGAGGGCACGGATGATGATTTGCTTCACGGGGACCTGGCAGGCGAGGAGGAAGAGGGGTGGGCATCCCGACAGCCCTCACCCATCTCCACCCGCAGCACCAGCCTGCGCTCGAGCATTCACCAGCTCCAACAACCCTACCTGGTTTTTAACCAAGATGAGGATGCTGTACAGCGTGCCGATAAGAGCTGCATGGGAGGGAGAACGGGCTCGgttacaaagcaaaacagacGAAGGGTGGGTTCAACCATTTCAGAGGAGTTTGGCTGCTCCTGGCCATGCCCCCACGCTCAGACGTACCCAGGACGGCGAGGAACAGGACAAACTTCACAGCATCCTTGTAGAACTTGAAGCTCACGGGTTTGGGGTAGAGGATGGAGCTGATGAGATCCCCTTTGGCCGTGCAGAACCCTGTGGGAGAGGGGCAGAAGGTAGGCACGTGCAAAGTCACCGCTCCGAAGGACGTGACTCAGCCCCGGTTTTCCCTTCGACGCCGTTACCTGTGCGGGTCACCACGGCCAGCGCTTCTCTGCCCACGTAGGACTTGGCTTGGATGACCTGCGTCCCGCAGAACAACGTGTGCCGCCTGTGCTCCTCGGGGGAATAGATGGTGCCGGCTGCCTGGCTGCCGGCCGGGAGAGGGGTTTTCATCACCGGCACGCTCTCTCCTGCGGCGAGGAACACCGTGGAGGGAGGTTTATCACCCTGGGTGGTCAGGATCCAACCGAACCGGATAGGAAGGGGCTGCCGTAGGGCCACCGAGACACGAGGCTCGTCCtctccccccaaatccccagcGAAAGCCGGGGCGGCGGAGGCGTGCAGCCcacggggtgccggggctctCACCCGTCAGCATGCTCTCGTTGACCATGCACTCGCCCGTCAGCAGCGCGGCATCGCAAGGGACCAGCATCCCGTCCGCGGGGAGGCTGATGCAATCGCCCGGCACCAGGTCTGCGGAGCTCACCACCATCTCCTCTGGAAAAGAGCGCGGCCGTGCTCAGACGCCCCACCCCGGCACCGTCCTGAACGGAACGGCTTCGTGCCCGGAGCCTTTGCTCGTCGCGGGCACCGCGCTCACCTCCGCTGGGGCGACGGACTCGGACGCTGACCGACATCCTGGCCATGTTTTGCAGCGTGGTGCTTTGCTGCAAGGGAGGGAGCGGTTAGCAGCCACCCAAGGGCGGCccaaaaagcacagcaaagcatcCGTGTAGAACGGGTCTCGAAGGCTCGGGACTGCGGGCGAAGGACAAGGAAACCTGCCCCACCGTCGGAGTACGGGCTGTCCTCGCCCAGCTGGGCTCAGAGGGAGTTCAGCATCAGCACAGAGGTCAAACAGCATCAGGAAACAGGCTACTCCGCTAGAGCTGCTTGTCCCAAATACGCCCACCACCAACCTTCCTCGTTTCGTAGAGGGACAGCCCTAAGGAGATGGTGGAGATGAGGAAGATGCAGGCAGCGTAGTAGTAGTAGGCATCGCAGACCCACAGCACAATGCTGAACACTTGGAAGATGTAGAAGGGGTTGAGCACCTGGAAGGGAACAAGGAGAGAGAGCAGGTTTGGGGGGGAGAGCTTCCTCCAGCCCATCATGAGACCTCCAGGTTCCTTGAGGGACAACTGCTTACGCAGAGGAGAGGCTGGcccttccctggggctggggctggaccaGCTGCCTCTCACAAACCCTCCGTCCTCCCCAGCTTTGCTTACGGTCGCTGCTCCGGAGGATGCTCAGCCACCTCTGCAGCTACCTGGGGATGCCCCTGCCTGAGCTAAGAGGCAGGACGGGTCCCCTCCACAGCTGCACCAGCTCTGCCCAAGCTGCTTCTCCTGaagccctctcctccccaccagaGAGGAAGGGCCCACAAAACACTTGCAGTGAGGGAcatggagcaggggaaggatCTGCCCCGGGACAACTCGCTCTTCTGAAGCACGGCCGGTAGATGCACACCTCCTCCACCAACAGCCTCGCGTAGGACTTGACCGGCACCTCGATGAGGTTCAGTCCGTAGATCTTCCTTCtgcaaaggggagagaaaaagcaagagggaAGCAAACGCATGCTAgggaaaagctgcatttccagCTCGAGGGACCCTCACGCTGCCCGGACCTCCGCAGGAGCCCGGTTACGTGGAGAAGCCAAGCCAGGGCAACCCAGCGCACCGGCAATCCTCTGTTTTGAGGTCTGGGTGCAAGAAAAACCCCATGCTCCAGAATGTGCTAGCCCCTGGAAAAGCCTCATCCACGCTCTGCGGGTGTCCCACGAAGCTGCAAGATCCCTACCTGGTGTTGTGGTCTTGCTGGTTGAGCCCAGCCTGGCAGAGGTGGAGGTCTGCGCAGGTCCAGCCTTCATCCAAGACGCTGGCAAGCCCCAGGGgcaagaaaaatggagaaacGCAGTCAAAATCAGCACTGTTCTGGCCCAGCAGAACAAACACCCCGTCCAAGTCCTTGGTGACAAAAAATAACCCCCTTTGGGAAAGGGAGAGCATCTCGTTCCTCGGCATCCGCCGCAGCTCGCGGCCGCCAAGGAGCGGGAACAAAAGGGGCACAGTTCGGAGAGCCGCGAGCGGCACAGCGCGGTGGGGACCATCCGGCACGGGGTAGCTGCCAAACTACTTCGCCCGGTTTCCTCTGCCCACAAAGACGGGCAACATCAACGACCTGGGGGGAGAGGCGTCGCTGGGGTGGTCTCCAAAGGCTTTGCAGCGTGGGGAAAAGCTCCGGTGCGGTTATGTGACTTCCAGCCAGGTCAGGACTATTTTGGGGGGCCGAGGGGTGAAGGAGAGCAGCggagagaagcagagaggattGCTGCGGCAGAAGGGACAGAGACATACCTGACTTTGCAGTACGCCTGCCGCTGTTCCAGCCAGATGTAGCGCATGCCCTCGAAGAGGTAGTACCGCAAGACGTTCTTCTGAGCAGAGCAGGATGGAAAAAATACGGTGTTGGCGGGACACGAGGGCAGCCCACGCCAAGGGAGAGGATTTACGGGGCGGAGGTGGGAAGAGCCGCGAGCGTTACCTCTTCCTTCTCATGGAGCTGGATGGTGTCCCGGCTCTCCTCCTCATCCGACACGCCGATGGCGATGCTGGTCCTCCGGTCCTCCAGCCTGGCCCCGGGGTGATGCTCCAGGCTGCTCGGGGTGGAAAACCAAGGGTCAGTGCCTGCCCATCCACCAGCGCTGCTGCAAACGCCCCCCTCCCTCAAAGCCAAAAGCAGACGCGAGCCCCTGCCCGCCGGCACGGCCGTGGGGACGCGAGCCCGGCTCACCTGCCCTCGCCCAGCGCCTCCGTGCGCACGCGGGTGGTGAAGCACTGTCCGAATCGGTCCTAAAACACAGGCAGGGGTCTGAGCAGGGGGAAACGGGGAGCTCCCTGCGTGTGCCCCCTGCTCCTTCAAACGGGGACAGTGCTGCAAGCAGGCAGGGAGTCCCCGGCCACCCGCCCCAGGTGACGGCTGGGTTTCAGGGACAATAAAGAGAAATACAAAGCCAGGCTGGCCGCTACGGAAGGGGAAAGCGCAAAATTGTTCCAGGAATAATAATTATTCCTGGAATAATTTGGCTCTGGGGTAGCGCATTGCTTGGTGAAAGGAGACGTCAAACACAGTTAGGGAGGGGAGGGTGACAGGCAGCAAGGAACATGCCCAGGGCCCCTCTGGGAAGCCAGTGGCAGAGCCCAACCTCAGAGCCTTGGGTGCCCTGGACCCCTCCGGGGACTTACTCTGATGATGACCCAGTCGGCCTGGCCAAGGGCACAGGGCTTGCACTTTGCCTGCACCTCCAGGCTCGGCTTCCAGTGGAAGAGGACGAGGAGCAGCCCTGCCGTCAGCACGGAGCAAGCGTGGCACAGGGCCACCCGCCACGTCTTGGTCTGGTAGCCCGTGACCTCCTGGAAGAAAGGAGGTCACCTTTACGGGaatgcttatttataaaataaactgaaattataaTTATCAAGCATCTAAATCCTAAATCGAtaaaagccctgagcaacctggtgtgaTTTAACACCGGGCAGGTGACAACCAAGTAGCTCCGGGGCTGGAAAACCCCTGTCTCGTGCCGGTGTTGCAGGTAACACGCGGCTTTTGTGCCAACCCTTCCCGAGCGCGCCTTCCTCCCCGCGGCGAAGCCCTCGGACCTACCATGCAGGATTTATCGGCGTCTCGCTGCAGCGTCCCGTACCCTGGCCGctggctccccagcagcctgctgctgtctgCAAAGTCAAAGAAGGGGcggggggaaataaaaataaggggAGCTGATCCGAGGGGTTATTTGGGAGATGCCACGGTGATGGGCTCCCAGCTGCAGCGATGACATCCCCGGATCAGTCCCAGAAGGTGGCCGGACTCGGCGTCCCCTCTGCCATCCACCCCGGCTCCCGGCAGAGCTGCTCGGAGCCACGGCCGCTGTGCAGGGGGACGCTGCGGGCACGGGGCACCCCAGCGCCGCCTGGCCACCCTCCCGTGGCACGTGACGGTCAGGCGAACGATGCCAAAGGAGCCCAGGGAGAAAAGCTGGCACAAAACCAGCGGCTGAGCAGccgggggaagggagcagggctggtgcGGAGCCAGGGCAAGTGCAGGGAGAGCTCTCCCAGCCACTTTTCACACTTGTTTGCTCCTTGTGTTTCCCCCTGCGCTGAGGACGTGGCcacaaaatttgctttttgcagttttAATGATGCCCAGCGTGGCTCAGCACCACGGGTCTCCGCTGCACCCCGATGCCCAGCCTGGGAAACGGGGATTGCCGGAGGCATCACCGTAATCATCCCAGGTGGGATTTTAATCATCACCCTCCGTCCCACGAAGCCGAACCCCCTTATCCCCTAAATCCGCTCTGAATTACAAGCCGCGGCGTCCCAACTCCAGGATCTTAAAGCAGCGGCGGGGAGATAACTAGTGGCACAAACGCCAACCCAAGGTGCTAGTTCCCACCCTTGGAGCCGGCACATAATTTCCTGGCTGGGCCAGGTTCAGGTTTCCAGACCGGCTTAACGATTTATACGCCGGGTGGGAGCCCGGGCGCGCGTCCTCCACCGGAAAAGCCACCCCGGCTGGATTCCTGCTGCTCCCCGGTCTGACCCCAAAACTCGTCTGCAGGTGAcaaaaacaattaattaaaatcaTCCCCTGGTTTTGATGACCACTGGGGACAGGGTCTCCACCTCGCCCAGCGACCCAGTGGGCAGCCAGCTCCCAAAACGCGGCCGGTGCCACTCCGAGGGAGAAGTTTTGggttggggaagggggggacgaGCCCCGGGGATggtttattaaaacaaaagcccTTCCAGGAGCCAAAAGAAACGGCTGCAAAGCTCGCCAAGGGCCCGCGAGGAGGGGAGACGTCAGCTCTCCCCGCTGCTTGCGAAAAGCGTGGATTCCAGGTTCAAGGAGGACAGGAGCGGGCacaggagggcgaggaggagcgTGTGCCACCCTTCAGAAGAGCAGAACAAAGGAGAGGGCGAGGGGGTGCCTTGCACAAAGGCTTTTCCCTGCAGGGTTTGCAGGAGGGGGAAAGTATCGAAAGAACCTGAAAGCAACCCAATTTGCTTTCTGCACCTCCCCGAACCAGGCTGGGTAGCAAGAAGCAGAGCCCACCGCTCCGCCTGAACTCTGCCGTTAGCAACAACAAAATTATTACGACTTTCTTGATCCTATAAGCAGCAAATCTTTCGGAGGAGCGCAGCAGCGCGGCTGCAACCGGCTCTGTCCTGCAGAGCTGCGGCTCTTGCACaaccccatccccgtccccgtgggtTTTCTCACCTCCCGCTCCCATTCCGGCTGCTCCCCAAAACATGGCGAGCGAGAAAGGGCTCTCGCCTTGACTCACCATGCCTTACCCCGCCGGTTGCGCAAGCGGAGCCGTCCCCGGTTGGGATGGGATCGGTACAGCCGTCATCACCTGCCTGCCGGCAGACGTGTCCGGGAAGCATCGGGCCCcggcggaggggagggcagagcaccACGAAGCTGCGCTACCAGTTTGAATCGTGGCGCAGCGGCCACACCTCGTTGGCAAACACGGCGCAGGGGCGCCCGGCCGTCCCTCCTCCGGCTCCCGAAGTAGGGGGGTTTTACCCCTGAGCTCCTCTGGAGAGCCCTGGGAAGAgatttgcttctctctctgctgctaaAGGGGGATTAAGGGGGGGATAGCAGCCGGGAGCGGCTGCAGACTCAGGGAGGGGTGGGCGATGCACCAGCCCGGCTTGCCACGGGGAGAGGGGAGCCGCCATTCCCCGCTGACGCCAGGTTCGCGCAGCCAAAACGCTGCTCGAAgtccccgcagccgcccggctCCGAGACGAGTTCGTGCCCTGTCTTGCACCTCTCAGAGAACCACGCGCGTCCCTGCTGTTGAGGTTTCGGGGAAAATCGGGGAGAGAGGTGCTCAGGATGCCCTGACACCTAGCACGTGTCCCAG contains the following coding sequences:
- the ATP13A2 gene encoding polyamine-transporting ATPase 13A2 isoform X4, with the protein product MSSDSSRLLGSQRPGYGTLQRDADKSCMEVTGYQTKTWRVALCHACSVLTAGLLLVLFHWKPSLEVQAKCKPCALGQADWVIIRDRFGQCFTTRVRTEALGEGSLEHHPGARLEDRRTSIAIGVSDEEESRDTIQLHEKEEKNVLRYYLFEGMRYIWLEQRQAYCKVSVLDEGWTCADLHLCQAGLNQQDHNTRRKIYGLNLIEVPVKSYARLLVEEVLNPFYIFQVFSIVLWVCDAYYYYAACIFLISTISLGLSLYETRKQSTTLQNMARMSVSVRVRRPSGEEMVVSSADLVPGDCISLPADGMLVPCDAALLTGECMVNESMLTGESVPVMKTPLPAGSQAAGTIYSPEEHRRHTLFCGTQVIQAKSYVGREALAVVTRTGFCTAKGDLISSILYPKPVSFKFYKDAVKFVLFLAVLALIGTLYSILILVKNQVPVKQIIIRALDLVTVIVPPALPAAMTVGTIYAQNRLKKHGIFCISPPRINLCGKIRLVCFDKTGTLTEEGLDVWGVVPLENNHFMPIVHEPRCLPAGPLLYSLAACHTISLLRAQPIGDPMDLKMVESTGWRLEMMEEEEGELPAFQRFGTKVLAVMKPPPEEEQPRDRKHRSPVGILRRFPFSSSLQRMSVLVKLPGEASARVCVKGAPEMVASLCRKETVPVDFSQTLRHYTVDGFRVLGLACKPLSTVTTFEEALQLPRDSAESSLTFLGFLVMKNVLKPESAPVIHLLRNANIRPVMVTGDNMLTAVNVAKSCRMVEPKGRVIFVNASPPSHDKPAALKFTLAEHSQGEEQPEGLQQRDGCFLQPQPCHFALNGKSFAVVCEHFADLLPKILIRATVFARMSPDQKTHLVCSLQELNYCVGMCGDGANDCGALKAADVGISLSEAEASVASPFTSRAANIECVPAVIREGRCSLVTSFSVFKYMALYSLVQFVSVLLLYTINTNLSDFQFLFFDLIITTTVAVLMGRTGPARELGAERPQGTLISVLVLGSLLLQTALLITVQVLGYFVTVSQSWYVPLNSTVMAPQNLPNYENTVLFCVTGFQYLILAVAMSKGYPFREPLYTNVLFLVVLIILFGLMIWLTLYPLGFPKTLLKLQGIDDLNFKLLLLGIAALNFFAAFVLETALDHGLLSCLRKLRRKKASKKLFKRLEKELSQQQPSWPPLNEPLFATPKMSIAVR